The following proteins come from a genomic window of Nicotiana tomentosiformis chromosome 12, ASM39032v3, whole genome shotgun sequence:
- the LOC108945389 gene encoding uncharacterized protein — translation MPGYLAQFLSNPNFTFVGVWVEGDAEKLMCDHGLFVANTVDLNRLELLYYGEYVYGKMGLKRMAKALLGKARGCYFENLSYEQFEYGAIDAFVSFEIGKKLFNAMAERRN, via the coding sequence ATGCCCGGTTACCTCGCACAATTTCTGAGTAACCCAAATTTCACATTCGTTGGTGTCTGGGTTGAGGGAGATGCTGAGAAGTTGATGTGTGATCACGGGCTTTTTGTGGCGAATACTGTGGATTTGAATCGACTTGAATTGTTGTATTATGGAGAATATGTGTATGGAAAGATGGGTTTGAAGAGAATGGCAAAAGCACTACTTGGGAAAGCCAGAGGATGTTACTTTGAGAATTTGAGCTATGAACAATTTGAATATGGTGCTATTGATGCTTTTGTGTCGTTTGAGATTGGAAAGAAATTGTTTAATGCAATGGCAGAGAGAAGGAATTGA